Proteins co-encoded in one Apteryx mantelli isolate bAptMan1 chromosome 4, bAptMan1.hap1, whole genome shotgun sequence genomic window:
- the LOC136991920 gene encoding olfactory receptor 4S2-like, with product MGNVSSVKEFILLGLSKNQGVQKICFVVFLFFYIVTVAGNLLIVVTVVSSQRLNSPMYFFLCHLSIADICYSSATAPKMIADFLVEKKTISFGGCMAQLFGLHISGGAEVFILTAMAYDRYFAICRPLHYTTLMTRRVCGWMVMGSWVGGFVHSLVQTLVTVSLPFCGPNKIDHYSCDVHPLLQLACTDTYVVGIIVVANSGMICLVSFFILVTSYIVILLSLKRQTSEARYKALSTCGSHITVVILFFGPCIFTYIRPSSSLSEEKRIAVFYNVITPMLNPLIYTLRNEEMKSAMRKLW from the coding sequence atggggaatgtaagcagtgtgaaggaattcattcttctgggcctttcaaagaaccaaggggtgcagaaaatatgttttgtggtgtttttgttcttctatattgttactgtggcaggaaatctgctcatcgttgtcactgtagttagcagtcagcgtctgaactcccccatgtatttctttctctgccacctgtccattgcagatatttgctactcttctgccacagctcccaaaatgattgctgacttccttgttgaaaagaaaaccatttccttcgggggttgcatggcacagctattcgggttacatatctccggcggtgctgaggtcttcatcctcacagcgatggcctatgatcgctactttgccatatgcagacccctgcactacaccaccctcatgaccaggcgtgtgtgtggctggatggtgatgggttcatgggtggggggctttgtgcactccctggtgcagaccctcgtaaccgttagcctccctttttgtggtcccaacaaaattgaccactactcttgcgatgtccatcccctactacaactggcctgtacagacacctatgttgtgggcatcattgtcgttgccaatagtggaatgatttgtttggtctctttcttcatcctggtcacgtcctacattgtcattttgttatccttgaaaaggcaaacgtccgaagcgcggtacaaagccctctccacctgtgggtcccacattactgtggtgattctcttctttgggccatgcatattcacctacatacgcccatccagcagtctctcggaggagaagaggatagctgtgttttacaatgtcatcacgcccatgctgaacccactcatctacacactgagaaatgaggagatgaaaagtgccatgagaaaactgtgg